Genomic DNA from Streptomyces diastaticus subsp. diastaticus:
CCGGGTCAGAGACTGCCCGGGGTGTCCCGGGCGGGCGCGTACCAGCCGAGGGCCGCGGCCAGGAAGAGGCCGGTGCTGACGAGGACCGCCGCGGTCCGCAGGACGGGCGAGGCGGTGGTCCGGCAGGCGACGGTCCAGGAGAGGAGGGGCAGGGCCACCCCGATCAGCACCATGGCCGGGAAGTCCAGGTAGAGCACACTCCACTCCGGGCTGGTCTCGAATTCCCCGGGCCACCGCCGTGGGGCCGCGACGGCCCACGCGCCCAGCCCGGCGGCGGCGCCGAGGGCGGCGGACAGGCAGCCCCCCGCGGTCCCCGCTCCGCTCACGGCCGGGCGCTTCCGCTCGGTGGTGATCACGTGGGTGAGGACGCAGCCCGCCCGCGCCCGGTTCCGGGCGCGGTGGAGCCCCTCAGCGCATGACGAGGGCGTCCACCAGCATCAGCGCGGCGACGGCGAGCAGCGCCACGCCGAAGACGCGTCGCACGGTGCGCCCGGAGACCCGGGCGGCGAGCCGGCGCCCGTCCCACGCGCCGAGGACGGCCGCGGCGGTGAAAGGGCCGACCACCGACCAGTCCAGCCCGGCGAGGGTCCCGCCCCGGGCGGCGAGGGAGGCGGTGGAGGTCAGGCTGATGACGAGCAGGCTGGTGCCGACCGCCGCCCGGATCGGCAGCCCGACCACCCGTACGAGGGCGGGCACCCCGAGGAACCCGCCGCCCACCCCGAGCAGCCCGGTCACCGCGCCCAGCCCCGCCCCCGCCCCGGCCGCGCGGAGAGCGCTCGGGTCGCCGGCCGGCGGGGCGTCGTCGCGGGCCCGCAGCATGCCGACGGCGGCGACGGCGGCCAGTACCGAGAAGGCGGCGGTGAGCAGCACCTCGGGGAGCCTGGTGGCGAGCAGGCCGCCCGCCACCGCCGGGAGGAGCCCGGCGCCCGCGAAGAGCAGCCCGGGCCGCCAGCGGACGTTGCCGTCGCGGCCGTGGGCGTACAGGGAGGTGGCCGTGGTGATGGCGACGATGACCAGGCTGGCCGTGGTGGCCTCCACGGGAGAGAAACCGAGCAGGTGGATCAGGGCCGGTACGGCGAGGACGCTGCCGCCGCCGCCCATGCCCCCGAGGGCGAGCCCGGCCACCGCTCCGGCCAGCAGGGCGAGGACCACGGCGCTCATGCCGGGCCGCCGGACGTGAGGGGCGGCAGGGTACAGCCGGGGTGGGGCATGGTGCGGGCCGGTTCCGTTCGTAGGTGACGCGGTGCGGTCGTGCGGGCGCGGGCGGGTTACAGGTCACGGTGAGGCCGGCGGCCTCGGCCTGGTCGGGAGAGCCGCCGACGGCGACCGCCTCATGGCCCGCGGCGTCCGGCAGCGAGGCGTCGACGACGACGCGCCACACCCGGACGGGGTCTTCGGGAAGCTCGGTGGAGCCGCCCCGCCAGGGTGTGCGGCGAGATGTGCGGGGAATCCTCGCCCGGCGCCCGGCGCCCGGCGCGCTCGCCGTCGGGGCGGACGTCGAGGACGGCGGCCGGGCGCTCCTCGGCGAGGGCGGCGAAGGTGGCACGCCGAAGGGGGCGGGCGCGGCGCCGGACGGCAGCCGGTCGGCCGGGCCGCCGGTCGCCGCCGAGGCGGGGCGGTGCCGGTGACGGGGGGCCGGGATCAGCCGCGCCGCAGGAGGTAGGTGTCCATGATCCAGCCCTTGCGGGCGCGGGCCTCGGCACGGAGCTCGGTGATGCGGTCGGCGACCTCGCTGAGGCGCCCCGAGACCAGGATCTCGTCGGGGGTGCCGACGTAGGCGCCCCAGTGGATCACCGGATCCTCTGCCAGGTGGTGGCGGTAGGCCTGCTGAGCGTCGAGCATCACCACCAGGTCGTCCACCCCCTCGGGCCAGCCCTGCGCCAGCCGCCGGCCGGTGGTGAACTGCACGGGCCGGGCGACCCGGTTGAGCCCGGTGCGATGGCGGGCGAGCAACGCCGAGACGCTGCTGATGCCGGGGATCACCTCGTACCCGAAGGCGACCCTGCCCCGCTCCAGGATCTCCTCCAGGATGCCGAGTGTGGAGTCGTACAGCGCCGGGTCGCCCCAGACCAGGAAGGCGCCCGTGCCGTCCTCGGGCAGCTCGTCGGTGATCATCCGCTCGTACACGTCGGCCCGGCGGCCGCGCCAGTCCTCGACCGCCTCGGTGTACGCGGCGGTCCCCGCGCTCCGGTCCCGGTCGCGGTCCGGGTCCCGGGCCTCCACCAGCCGGTACGGGCGGTCCCCGGCGTGCTCGGCCAGCATCTCGTGGCGAAGCCGCAGCAGGTCCGCCTTCTCCTCGCCCTTGTCGAGCAGGAAGAACACGTCCACCCGCCGCATCGCCTTCACCGCCTGAAGGGTCAGCTGATCCGGATCTCCCGATCCCATACCGATGACATAGATGTTCCGCACCCGACCGAGTCTGCCCTACCGCCGCCGGCGCCCGGGCGCCAGCCCCCGTGCCCCCGTGCGCGAGGGAGCGCGCGCCCTCCCCGCCGGCCACGCGGCGGCGACCTTGACCGGATCGTGCCGCCGAGGGCGGTCCGGAGGGCCCCTTGCCCCGTTATGACCGAGTGAGCCCGGACACAGTGCGCGGGCCACGCCCCCTGCGCATGGCGGGATGTGCCCGGCCGGAGCCGCGACCGAGGGCGTACACCCCAGCCCTTGTCGCATATGCTTCCGGCCGGTGGCGCCGCACGCGCGTGACACAGGTGAGTGAGGGGGTGGAGCGCAGCCGTGCTGCTCCCGCAGGTGATGCCGCCTCCTTCGAGGACGGCAGGAAAGATGAACCCACTGAACGGCACCGGACCGGTCAACGGCTCGCTCAGAGCCGTCGACGCCGTACTGCTCCTCGTCGAGGACGACCCCGGCGACGCCCTCCTGCTGGAGGAGACGCTCGCCGACAGCGACCTCGACGCCGAACTCGTGAGCGTCCACACCCTCGCCGAGGCGCAGAGCTACCTCGCCGACTGCGACCGCCTGGTCTGCGTCCTGCTGGACCTGCATCTCCCGGACGTGCACGGCCTCGACTCGGTCACCCGCATCGTGCACTCCGCGCCCGACGCCGCCATCGTCGTCCTGACCGGGCTCGCCGAGTCCGAGGCGGGCCTCGCCGCCGTCGCGACCGGCGCGCAGGACTACCTCGGCAAAGGCCACCTCGACCCGGAGACACTCAGCCGCGCCGTCCGCTACGCCCTCCAGCGCAAGCAGGTCGAACGCGCCTCCGCGGCCCTGCGCGCCAACGAGCGGATAGCCCAGGAGAACGCCCGCCTCGAACGGGGCCTGCTGCCCGTCCCGCTGCTGCACGGCGACGACTTCGGCGCGGCCGCGCGCTACGAGCCCGGCCGGGCGCACGGCTTGCTCAGCGGCGACTTCTACGACGTGGTGCAGACCGCCGACGGCGCCGTCCACGCGGTGATAGGCGACGTCTCCGGCCACGGCGCGGCCGAGGCGGCACTCGGCGTCTGCCTGCGCGTCGCCTGGCGCACCGCCGTGCTGTGCGGCACGGAGCAACTGGAGAAGGTCCGGCTGCTGGAGGAGATCCTGGTCGCAGAGCGCTCCGACCCGCACGTCTTCGCCACCGTCACCCTTCTCGTCTTCCCGGCCGACCGCGGTTCCGTGCGGGTGGTACGCGCCGGGCACCCCGGCATGCTGATCCGCTCCGGCGCCACCGTGCAGCAGGTGGAGACCCCCGGCGGCATGGCCCTCGGGCTGCTGCCCGGCCGGGGGGAGTGGCCGCAGGAGGAGGTGCCGCTGCCGCCCGGCGGCCACGTCGTCCTCTTCACCGACGGCCTCTTCGAGGGCCGTACCGGCCCCGGCACCCGCCTCGGCGAGGAGGGGCTGCTGGAGCTGGCCCTGCGCAACGCCGACCTGGAGCCCGCCGCCTTCGTGGACGCCCTGGTGGACGGCGCCTCCGAGGGGGCCGCGCCCTACGGCGGCCTCGCCGACGACGTCGCCGTCCTGCACCTCGGATGGAGGAAGTCGTGAGCCGCACCCGCAGGACCTTCCAGGAACGTCTCTCCGTCCAGGGCTGGGTCCGCCTCGTCCTGGTGGCGATGGTCGTCGTCGTCCTCGGCTGCACCGCGGTGGCCGGCGCCCTGCTCTCCCGCGCCAACGACCGGACCAACGAACTGGTCGACCGCATCCAGCCCGCCCGCTCCATCGCCTTCCAGCTCCAGAAGTCGCTGCTGGACCAGGAGACCGGCGTCCGGGGCTACGTCCTCACCGGCGACACCTCCTTCCTCACCCCCTACGCGGAAGGGCGGAAGGACGAGCGCGCGCAGGTCGCCCGCATCGAGCGGTACATCGGTGGCGACGCCCGCTTCGCGCAGGACGTCGAGCGCATCGAGAAGTCGGCGGCGAAGTGGCGCCGCGAGCAGGCCGAACCGCTCATCGCCGCCGTCCGCGAGGGCGGCCCGCAGGCCGCCACCGCCGTCGACGTCACCGAGAGCAAGCTCCAGTTCGACTACATCCGGGACCTCTTCGAGGCTCAGCAGAGCCACCTTG
This window encodes:
- a CDS encoding sulfite exporter TauE/SafE family protein, whose amino-acid sequence is MSAVVLALLAGAVAGLALGGMGGGGSVLAVPALIHLLGFSPVEATTASLVIVAITTATSLYAHGRDGNVRWRPGLLFAGAGLLPAVAGGLLATRLPEVLLTAAFSVLAAVAAVGMLRARDDAPPAGDPSALRAAGAGAGLGAVTGLLGVGGGFLGVPALVRVVGLPIRAAVGTSLLVISLTSTASLAARGGTLAGLDWSVVGPFTAAAVLGAWDGRRLAARVSGRTVRRVFGVALLAVAALMLVDALVMR
- the cobF gene encoding precorrin-6A synthase (deacetylating); translated protein: MRNIYVIGMGSGDPDQLTLQAVKAMRRVDVFFLLDKGEEKADLLRLRHEMLAEHAGDRPYRLVEARDPDRDRDRSAGTAAYTEAVEDWRGRRADVYERMITDELPEDGTGAFLVWGDPALYDSTLGILEEILERGRVAFGYEVIPGISSVSALLARHRTGLNRVARPVQFTTGRRLAQGWPEGVDDLVVMLDAQQAYRHHLAEDPVIHWGAYVGTPDEILVSGRLSEVADRITELRAEARARKGWIMDTYLLRRG
- a CDS encoding PP2C family protein-serine/threonine phosphatase, which codes for MNPLNGTGPVNGSLRAVDAVLLLVEDDPGDALLLEETLADSDLDAELVSVHTLAEAQSYLADCDRLVCVLLDLHLPDVHGLDSVTRIVHSAPDAAIVVLTGLAESEAGLAAVATGAQDYLGKGHLDPETLSRAVRYALQRKQVERASAALRANERIAQENARLERGLLPVPLLHGDDFGAAARYEPGRAHGLLSGDFYDVVQTADGAVHAVIGDVSGHGAAEAALGVCLRVAWRTAVLCGTEQLEKVRLLEEILVAERSDPHVFATVTLLVFPADRGSVRVVRAGHPGMLIRSGATVQQVETPGGMALGLLPGRGEWPQEEVPLPPGGHVVLFTDGLFEGRTGPGTRLGEEGLLELALRNADLEPAAFVDALVDGASEGAAPYGGLADDVAVLHLGWRKS